In Panacibacter ginsenosidivorans, the following proteins share a genomic window:
- a CDS encoding cell division protein FtsQ/DivIB has protein sequence MVLWIVLGVGTCTLLVAAMQKKDSKTCTGIDIKIEGAYDHVFVDDKVVMKVLQKNGAGKGKETNDVALRSIEDELEKNAWIKKAELFFDNTQVLHAMIEEREPLARIFTLAGSSFYIDSSCKRLPLSDELSARVPMFTSFPSDKMKLSKPDSLLMDDVKHIAQYIQQDSFLLAQVAQIDITPQRTYEITPVLGDQLIKIGNADDLEEKFEKLKSFYKQVWVKTGFEKYETIDVQYSGQVVAVKRGSGKVYMDTAAAVKQFANTMKEMQAVMNDTVFAAAMPKPAVVKDSVITTTDKKVMTNKKPVVVQKKTVKPAADKNRPKAVLKKQ, from the coding sequence ATGGTTCTGTGGATTGTGCTGGGTGTGGGCACCTGCACCTTGCTGGTAGCAGCTATGCAAAAGAAAGATTCAAAAACATGCACAGGCATTGATATAAAAATTGAAGGCGCGTATGATCATGTGTTTGTTGATGACAAAGTTGTAATGAAAGTGTTGCAGAAGAATGGTGCAGGTAAAGGGAAAGAAACAAACGATGTAGCATTAAGAAGTATAGAAGATGAGCTTGAAAAAAATGCATGGATAAAAAAAGCAGAATTGTTCTTTGATAATACACAGGTGCTGCATGCAATGATCGAAGAGCGTGAACCACTCGCAAGAATTTTTACACTCGCAGGTAGTTCATTTTATATCGATAGTAGCTGCAAGCGTTTGCCATTGAGTGATGAGCTTTCTGCACGTGTGCCTATGTTCACTTCTTTTCCATCAGATAAAATGAAATTGTCGAAGCCGGATAGTTTGTTGATGGATGATGTAAAACATATTGCACAATACATTCAGCAGGATAGTTTCTTACTGGCGCAGGTGGCACAGATAGATATTACGCCGCAACGTACTTATGAAATAACGCCTGTGTTGGGAGATCAGCTTATAAAGATTGGAAATGCCGATGATCTTGAAGAGAAGTTTGAAAAACTAAAAAGTTTTTACAAACAGGTTTGGGTAAAAACTGGTTTTGAAAAATATGAGACAATAGATGTGCAGTATAGTGGTCAGGTGGTTGCGGTAAAACGTGGCAGTGGTAAAGTTTACATGGATACAGCGGCTGCGGTAAAACAATTTGCCAATACCATGAAAGAAATGCAGGCGGTTATGAATGATACAGTGTTCGCGGCAGCAATGCCAAAACCTGCTGTGGTAAAGGATTCTGTGATAACAACAACGGATAAGAAAGTAATGACAAATAAAAAACCTGTAGTAGTGCAAAAGAAAACAGTAAAGCCTGCAGCAGATAAGAATAGGCCAAAGGCAGTTTTGAAGAAGCAGTAA
- the ftsZ gene encoding cell division protein FtsZ: MIHFDLPKQKSSIIKVLGVGGGGSNAVNYMFAQDIEGVDFIICNTDAKALEQSRIPNKIQLGPHLTQGLGAGANPEVGKQATEESLEEIRRILEVNTKMAFITAGMGGGTGTGGAPIISKICRDLGILTVGIVTTPFGFEGPRRLRQAEEGIRQMQPYVDTLLVISNDKLRMQYGNLKMTDAFGKADNVLATAAKCITDIINSKGTIIVDFADVCTVMKNGGVAILGSATAEGEDRAQLAIEEALSSPLLNDNDIRGAKWILVNINSGDGQHECTMDEFEVINNYLRTQSGEDADLIIGTGYDNTLGNKIGITIIATGFEYKDPFAKKATVTETKKVQAEPEKIVLQLDIEGIEKKVQPQPLKAVVEEKKEDVYAPQLTEEEPKPVSVILPFATQTNVKEEPAMVESKEPLHFELAVEITEPVAAPKQEEIKPVPVAEVPAMKYTEKIPEEPVGKPVVAAGPFLSRPSNIYADAQTVKETPSQPVMQTPEPKIEIKPQPVMEPEQPKMLFREEPADEETNFRFVVKEEPVNTAAQPRFISEAELNNEPLNEEEEQKKRAAERINKLRNLSFNMNSAEANGEYDNVPAYVRRNMELFGNTLTSVEQFYSKYTVKKDENEETQISTINTFLDGKKPD, encoded by the coding sequence ATGATACATTTTGATCTGCCGAAGCAAAAGTCATCCATCATCAAAGTACTTGGTGTAGGTGGCGGTGGTAGCAATGCAGTAAATTACATGTTCGCCCAGGACATTGAAGGTGTAGACTTTATAATATGTAATACAGATGCCAAGGCATTAGAACAAAGTCGTATACCAAACAAGATTCAGTTGGGGCCACATCTTACGCAAGGTCTTGGTGCAGGTGCAAATCCTGAAGTTGGTAAACAGGCAACAGAAGAATCTTTGGAAGAGATTCGCCGCATACTTGAAGTGAATACCAAGATGGCATTCATTACTGCAGGTATGGGTGGTGGCACGGGAACCGGTGGTGCACCAATTATTTCCAAGATCTGTCGCGATCTTGGAATACTAACCGTAGGTATTGTTACCACACCATTTGGTTTTGAAGGTCCACGCAGGCTTAGACAAGCAGAAGAAGGCATTCGCCAGATGCAACCGTACGTAGATACTTTGCTTGTTATCAGCAATGATAAATTACGTATGCAATATGGTAATTTAAAAATGACCGATGCATTTGGTAAAGCTGATAATGTATTGGCAACTGCAGCAAAATGTATCACAGATATCATTAATAGTAAAGGCACGATCATCGTTGACTTTGCCGATGTATGTACGGTAATGAAAAATGGTGGTGTTGCAATTCTTGGCAGCGCAACCGCAGAAGGCGAAGACCGTGCACAACTTGCTATTGAAGAAGCATTAAGCTCTCCGTTACTGAATGATAATGATATTCGTGGCGCTAAATGGATATTGGTAAATATCAACAGTGGTGATGGTCAGCATGAATGTACCATGGATGAATTTGAAGTGATCAATAATTATTTGCGCACACAAAGTGGCGAAGATGCTGATCTTATTATTGGAACAGGTTATGACAACACGCTTGGTAATAAAATAGGCATTACCATTATTGCAACAGGTTTTGAATATAAAGATCCTTTTGCAAAGAAGGCAACTGTTACAGAAACAAAGAAAGTGCAGGCTGAGCCAGAGAAAATCGTTTTGCAGCTAGATATTGAAGGAATAGAAAAGAAAGTGCAACCACAACCTCTAAAGGCAGTTGTTGAAGAAAAGAAAGAAGATGTGTATGCACCGCAGTTAACAGAAGAAGAGCCAAAACCTGTTTCCGTAATTCTTCCTTTTGCAACACAGACTAATGTTAAAGAAGAACCCGCAATGGTTGAAAGTAAAGAGCCTTTGCATTTCGAACTTGCTGTAGAAATTACAGAACCGGTTGCCGCACCAAAACAGGAAGAAATTAAGCCAGTGCCGGTTGCAGAAGTTCCAGCAATGAAATACACAGAAAAAATTCCAGAAGAACCTGTAGGTAAACCTGTTGTTGCTGCAGGCCCGTTCTTAAGCAGGCCAAGTAATATTTATGCAGATGCGCAAACTGTAAAGGAAACGCCTTCGCAACCGGTAATGCAAACGCCGGAACCAAAAATTGAAATAAAGCCACAGCCTGTTATGGAACCAGAGCAACCGAAAATGTTGTTCCGTGAAGAACCTGCAGATGAAGAAACCAATTTCCGGTTTGTGGTAAAAGAAGAACCAGTAAATACAGCAGCGCAACCCAGGTTTATTTCTGAAGCTGAGTTGAATAATGAACCCTTGAATGAAGAAGAAGAACAAAAGAAGCGAGCCGCTGAACGCATCAATAAATTACGCAACCTCTCTTTCAACATGAATTCTGCGGAGGCAAACGGCGAGTATGATAATGTGCCCGCTTATGTTCGCAGAAACATGGAGCTGTTTGGAAACACCCTTACTTCTGTTGAACAATTTTACAGCAAGTACACAGTGAAAAAAGATGAAAATGAAGAAACGCAGATCTCAACGATCAATACCTTCCTGGACGGGAAAAAACCAGATTAG
- the ruvC gene encoding crossover junction endodeoxyribonuclease RuvC, which translates to MAISKSNIILGIDPGTVVMGYAIIEVNGSVIKILCMDVLKLGSVKDIYERLEMIHTKVNLLITQYKPHTFAIEAPFFGKNVQSMLKLGRAQGVAIAAAMQGRINVTEYSPKKVKQSITGNGNAAKEQVWKMLQQTLSIEERPQYFDATDALAVALCHHYQTSSPIGKLTKSFKGWEDFISRNQERILKK; encoded by the coding sequence ATGGCAATCTCTAAAAGCAATATTATTCTTGGCATAGATCCCGGTACAGTGGTAATGGGCTATGCTATTATTGAAGTAAATGGCAGTGTTATAAAGATCCTTTGTATGGATGTATTAAAGCTTGGCTCGGTAAAAGATATTTATGAGCGACTTGAAATGATACATACTAAAGTAAATTTGTTAATTACGCAATACAAGCCACACACATTTGCTATTGAAGCGCCTTTCTTTGGTAAGAATGTACAAAGCATGCTAAAGCTTGGAAGAGCGCAGGGCGTGGCTATTGCAGCAGCAATGCAGGGAAGAATAAATGTTACGGAGTATTCACCAAAAAAAGTGAAGCAATCGATTACCGGTAATGGTAATGCAGCAAAGGAACAGGTTTGGAAAATGTTGCAGCAAACTTTGAGTATTGAGGAAAGGCCGCAATACTTTGATGCGACGGATGCGCTTGCGGTTGCGCTGTGTCATCATTATCAAACCTCATCCCCGATAGGTAAGCTTACAAAGAGTTTTAAAGGTTGGGAAGATTTTATTTCCAGGAACCAGGAGCGCATCCTCAAAAAATAA
- the ftsA gene encoding cell division protein FtsA yields the protein MNQGTNVSVTLPKNEHDSSESPIIVGLDIGTTKIAAIAGRKNEFGKLEILGFGRANSNGVQHGQVLNIDQTIKAIQQALLNCAESNPDLEINEVYVGVAGHHIKSLQTRGDIVRQDPEIEIKQHEIDQLVENQRKTFIPAGDQIIDVIAQDFHVDNFQNIKDPVGYNGVKVGANFHIITGDRNAIRNINRAVERSGLRTKDLVLQPLASSSAVMGDIDMEAGVAILDIGGGTSDLAVFYEGTLRHTAVIPFGGENITNDIRMGLGVLKSQAEAMKVQFGSAIASEAKANAFITIPGLKGMPAKEISVKNLANIIQARMGEILDFVTYHLKQVGMDNRALNGGIILTGGGSQLNHLLQLTEYITGLSARIGLPTEHLAPNHIDELRKPMYSTCIGLILKGYSDYENKRKEFDSRFKKVHVPETLKSGTMVAETAAFATTDMVDTKKRKGLNNFWDKFKDGIIDLFKEEGDMEIK from the coding sequence ATGAACCAGGGCACAAATGTTTCGGTGACACTTCCGAAGAATGAACACGATAGTTCGGAGTCACCTATCATCGTTGGTCTTGATATCGGTACCACTAAGATTGCAGCTATTGCAGGAAGAAAAAATGAGTTCGGCAAACTTGAGATCCTCGGGTTTGGTCGTGCCAACAGCAACGGCGTACAACACGGACAGGTATTGAATATTGATCAAACGATCAAAGCCATTCAACAGGCTTTATTGAATTGCGCAGAAAGCAATCCTGATCTTGAAATTAATGAAGTGTATGTAGGCGTTGCAGGGCATCACATCAAAAGTTTGCAAACCCGTGGTGATATTGTAAGACAAGATCCTGAGATCGAGATCAAGCAACACGAGATCGATCAGTTAGTCGAGAATCAAAGAAAAACTTTTATTCCTGCAGGTGATCAGATCATTGATGTGATTGCGCAGGACTTTCATGTAGATAATTTTCAAAATATTAAAGATCCTGTTGGCTACAATGGCGTGAAAGTTGGTGCAAACTTCCACATCATTACAGGAGATAGAAATGCGATCCGTAATATCAATCGTGCAGTTGAAAGAAGCGGGCTAAGAACAAAAGATTTAGTGTTGCAACCACTTGCATCATCAAGCGCAGTAATGGGTGATATTGATATGGAAGCCGGTGTTGCTATTCTTGATATTGGTGGTGGTACGAGTGATCTCGCTGTGTTTTATGAAGGCACATTAAGACATACAGCAGTGATACCATTTGGTGGTGAGAACATCACAAATGATATACGTATGGGACTTGGTGTATTAAAAAGTCAGGCGGAAGCAATGAAAGTGCAGTTTGGTTCTGCAATTGCTAGCGAAGCAAAAGCAAATGCTTTCATTACCATTCCTGGTTTAAAAGGAATGCCTGCAAAAGAGATAAGCGTAAAAAATCTTGCAAACATTATACAGGCAAGAATGGGCGAGATACTGGATTTTGTAACATATCATTTAAAACAGGTTGGTATGGATAACCGTGCATTAAATGGTGGTATAATCCTTACCGGTGGCGGTTCTCAACTGAATCATTTATTGCAGTTAACAGAATATATCACAGGTTTAAGTGCAAGAATTGGTTTACCTACGGAGCATCTTGCGCCTAACCATATTGATGAATTAAGAAAGCCCATGTATTCAACATGTATCGGTCTTATATTAAAAGGATACAGTGATTATGAAAATAAACGCAAAGAGTTTGATAGCCGTTTCAAAAAAGTACATGTGCCTGAAACATTGAAGAGCGGAACAATGGTTGCAGAAACAGCAGCATTTGCAACAACAGATATGGTTGACACGAAGAAAAGAAAAGGACTTAATAATTTCTGGGACAAATTTAAAGATGGCATTATTGATCTCTTTAAAGAAGAAGGCGATATGGAAATAAAATAG
- a CDS encoding ABC transporter permease has translation MLQLLKIEWLKVKNYRTFWILSALYLSSIAGINYIVYAIQYKIYHDQKTGDIANMFLGGPPFAFPKVWIMTSYVSSYLLFIAGLIMIISVTNEFSFKTHRQNIIDGVTRSEFIVTKLICGLIVALVSTVFVFLTGMVFGITEASNSFSFENTQYLFYFFLNALSYCWLAILVALLFKRSGISLGVFFLYTIILENVLMRILNYYFDNWGSYLPIQSSDDLLPLPVFEKIQQQISNTTVNVPLQLVLVCIYLSVYFFISKRKFETADL, from the coding sequence ATGTTGCAATTATTAAAAATAGAATGGCTGAAAGTAAAGAATTACAGAACCTTCTGGATTCTTTCGGCACTGTACCTTTCCAGCATTGCAGGCATTAATTATATCGTTTACGCTATTCAATATAAAATTTACCACGACCAGAAAACAGGTGATATAGCCAATATGTTTCTTGGTGGCCCGCCCTTTGCTTTTCCAAAAGTGTGGATTATGACGTCTTATGTAAGCAGTTATCTTTTGTTCATCGCCGGTCTTATCATGATCATTTCTGTTACCAATGAATTCTCTTTTAAAACGCACAGGCAAAATATCATAGATGGCGTTACAAGATCAGAATTTATCGTCACAAAACTTATTTGCGGATTGATAGTTGCATTGGTGTCTACCGTTTTTGTTTTCTTAACCGGGATGGTATTCGGTATTACCGAAGCTTCCAACAGTTTTAGTTTTGAAAACACACAATATCTCTTTTATTTTTTTCTAAATGCGTTAAGTTATTGCTGGCTGGCTATACTGGTGGCATTGTTGTTTAAAAGAAGTGGTATATCGCTGGGTGTATTTTTTCTTTACACTATCATACTTGAAAATGTGTTGATGCGTATACTGAATTATTATTTTGATAACTGGGGCAGTTATCTCCCCATCCAAAGCAGTGATGACCTGTTGCCATTGCCGGTCTTTGAAAAAATACAACAGCAAATATCCAACACAACCGTAAATGTGCCGCTGCAGCTTGTATTGGTATGCATTTATCTCTCTGTTTATTTTTTTATCAGCAAAAGAAAATTTGAGACAGCCGATCTGTAA
- a CDS encoding ATP-binding cassette domain-containing protein has product MDVLTLNGITKYYGRICALNNVSFSVPEGSVFGILGPNGSGKTTMLGIVMDILKASAGTFTFMGQPPTAAMRRRIGTLLETPNFYHYLSAERNLRIAAEIKGKGFEQIDSVLQKVNLYERRASKFSTYSLGMKQRLAIASCLLGDPEVLVFDEPTNGLDPVGIAEIRELIKNLAKEGKTIIMASHMLDEVEKVCTHVAILKFGNLITAGNVDEVLVNEDIVEVGATNMQLLENVLSSMNGYKEIKKQKNYLQLFFETGTANLETINTHCFNNGVVLNHLQLKKKSLETKFLELTNK; this is encoded by the coding sequence GTGGACGTATTAACGCTGAATGGCATTACAAAATATTATGGCCGCATTTGTGCATTGAACAACGTTTCGTTTTCAGTACCGGAAGGAAGCGTGTTTGGCATACTCGGTCCGAACGGCAGCGGCAAAACAACCATGCTGGGCATTGTGATGGATATTCTTAAAGCAAGTGCGGGAACTTTTACTTTTATGGGACAGCCGCCAACTGCAGCTATGCGCAGGCGCATTGGCACACTGCTGGAGACGCCAAATTTTTATCATTACTTATCTGCTGAAAGAAACCTGCGCATTGCTGCAGAGATAAAAGGAAAAGGTTTTGAACAAATAGATAGTGTATTGCAGAAAGTGAATTTGTATGAGCGAAGAGCCAGCAAGTTCAGCACGTATTCTTTGGGCATGAAACAAAGGTTGGCTATTGCATCCTGCTTGCTGGGAGATCCAGAAGTGCTGGTATTTGATGAGCCTACAAATGGCCTTGACCCTGTTGGTATTGCGGAGATAAGAGAGCTGATAAAAAATCTTGCTAAAGAAGGTAAGACGATTATTATGGCAAGTCATATGTTGGATGAAGTGGAAAAAGTTTGTACGCATGTTGCCATTTTAAAATTTGGCAATCTTATTACTGCGGGCAATGTAGATGAAGTATTGGTGAATGAAGACATCGTGGAAGTTGGTGCAACAAATATGCAGTTGCTTGAAAATGTATTGTCTTCAATGAACGGATATAAAGAGATAAAAAAGCAAAAAAATTACCTGCAGTTATTTTTTGAAACTGGTACAGCCAATCTTGAAACGATTAACACACATTGCTTTAATAATGGTGTTGTGTTGAATCACCTCCAATTGAAAAAGAAAAGTCTTGAAACAAAATTCCTTGAACTTACCAACAAATAA
- a CDS encoding HIT family protein, whose translation MTIFSKIIAGEIPSYRITENEKFYAFLDIFPLVRGHVLVVPKIEADKFFDMPDDYLSEMLLFAKPIAKAIEKSFHCDRCGIEVIGLEVPHAHMHLLPINSSDDLNFTRKKLKLSPDELKEIQERIMSAML comes from the coding sequence ATGACCATCTTTTCAAAAATTATCGCCGGAGAAATTCCCTCTTACAGAATTACAGAGAATGAAAAATTTTATGCTTTCTTAGATATTTTTCCACTGGTAAGAGGGCATGTATTGGTAGTTCCAAAAATAGAAGCAGATAAGTTCTTCGATATGCCCGATGATTACTTAAGTGAAATGTTGTTGTTTGCAAAGCCAATTGCAAAAGCAATTGAAAAAAGTTTTCATTGCGATCGTTGCGGTATAGAAGTCATCGGTCTTGAAGTGCCTCATGCACATATGCACTTGCTTCCTATCAACTCTTCCGATGACCTCAACTTTACAAGAAAGAAATTGAAATTATCTCCTGATGAATTAAAAGAAATACAGGAAAGAATTATGTCTGCAATGCTGTAG
- a CDS encoding TIGR01777 family oxidoreductase, protein MKTVLITGGTGLIGKALTAMLISKGYEVIILSRSARTSDHKSVSYASWDVEKDAIDIAAIQKADYIIHLAGAGVADKRWTKKRKQEILQSRTKSGELLIKTLRENENKVKAFISSSAIGWYGPDNDASLKTGFKEDAPSSDDFLGNTCQQWEQSTKPMETLGKRLVYLRTGIVLSNDGGALKEFKMPVKFGIAAILGGGKQMISWIHIEDICRMYIYALENEINGIFNAVAPKPVSNKTLTLQLAKKMSGSFFIPIHVPAFVLKIVLGEMSIEVLKSATVNDDKIRNEGFRFVFPSIEATLNDLIKK, encoded by the coding sequence ATGAAAACGGTACTTATAACAGGCGGAACAGGTTTGATAGGTAAAGCGCTTACTGCAATGCTTATCAGCAAAGGATATGAAGTAATTATTTTGTCACGCTCAGCCAGAACATCTGATCATAAATCTGTGTCTTATGCATCTTGGGATGTAGAAAAAGATGCAATAGATATCGCGGCAATACAAAAAGCAGACTATATCATCCATCTTGCGGGTGCCGGTGTTGCAGACAAAAGATGGACAAAAAAACGCAAGCAGGAAATTCTACAAAGCAGAACGAAAAGCGGTGAGTTACTGATAAAGACATTGAGGGAAAATGAGAATAAAGTAAAAGCTTTTATAAGCTCATCTGCAATAGGCTGGTATGGCCCTGATAACGATGCATCATTAAAAACCGGGTTTAAGGAAGATGCGCCTTCTTCTGATGATTTTCTCGGCAACACCTGCCAGCAGTGGGAGCAAAGTACAAAGCCAATGGAAACGCTCGGAAAACGATTGGTTTATCTGAGAACAGGAATTGTGTTGAGCAACGATGGTGGCGCATTAAAGGAATTCAAAATGCCTGTTAAATTTGGCATTGCGGCTATTCTTGGTGGGGGTAAACAAATGATCAGCTGGATACATATTGAAGACATTTGCAGAATGTATATATATGCGTTGGAAAACGAGATCAATGGTATATTCAATGCTGTTGCGCCAAAACCTGTAAGCAATAAAACACTTACACTACAACTTGCAAAAAAAATGAGCGGCAGTTTCTTTATTCCCATTCATGTACCTGCATTTGTCTTAAAAATTGTATTGGGCGAAATGAGTATTGAAGTTTTAAAAAGCGCTACAGTAAATGATGATAAAATCAGGAACGAAGGGTTCCGTTTTGTATTTCCTTCTATTGAAGCTACGCTGAATGATCTTATAAAAAAATGA